Proteins encoded in a region of the Neodiprion lecontei isolate iyNeoLeco1 chromosome 5, iyNeoLeco1.1, whole genome shotgun sequence genome:
- the LOC107217255 gene encoding neurofibromin isoform X2, translating into MGTQKPGEWAHLLIARFEDQLPCRAGPQTTHSRINEEKNKKCLIQISRYRFSLVISGLTKMLQRVNELAPCGVGQRSFHFSDQDRHCYESIIIVLDTLERCLSNQPKDTTKFDETMNVKLLLREICQFIDVPNDSPQHAHLKNLASKVLFALSLNFFNAVFNRISARLQELSVSNEENPDYSDIELIQHINVDVHRLTRLLNETIQKFKQLKKSAHLVLINSLEKAIWNWMDTYPHEFANLQKKPNDDLSKVCGELFDILDTFADNKKGRAAAVWPLQIMLLILSPKVLEEIVNADSGAPCSPRHSKKKQFIDSVKRGLGMHGGSSRQLVEAAAVTCVKLCKASTYINILDSNNVAFTLVQNVINDLKALLFNPCKPFSRGQNYIAQDIDLMIDCFISCFRIKPHNNEALKVCLNLNFPSTYQFVLVSSLYKIITQPRLLWWPQIDLVYSRSAELRAMFTDALNKVAQGYISHAPLRMIQSLTLKGKEQSKYKDRGEDISGYRNLLLWMVRLIHADPMLMLNNQGKAGHEIQSSTLELINGLVSLVHQPTMPDVAHEAMEALLVLHHPDKIKAWNPEAPINTFWDVSSQVLFSISQKLIQHQIVNYTDILKWLREILVCRNAFLSQNKDYANVGSQIAICKQAHIKLEVVFFMYLWSIDMEAVLVAMSCFALLCEEADIRCGSDEVAVTCLLPNYHLYIELAQASTILTTASGESRIYYHEHNHGRAALQKRIMTLLRKIEHCVNGVQPAWEETFRNWELACRQLSNYRKTKSEDPQTEPSHRSTGKRRASHQNSEHELEEQINEWANMTGFLCAMGGVCLQRRSPSRPVSSLVSNSETKRSITLANPNQEVQYCPVTQFVFNLLRLLICNNEKFGAQIQKHVKELVGHEMSPALYPILFDQIKSIVEKFFDQQGQVVVSDLNTQFIEHTIFIMKNVLDSKTDQPSEHLGVTSIEGMMLAIVRYVRHLDMTVHAIHIKTKLCQLVEVMMKRRDDLAFRQEMKFRNKLVEYLTDWVMGTSHQIAPPSGGDVTVITRDLDQACMEAVGALLRGLPLQPEESDRGDLMEAKSQLFLKYFTLFMNLLNDCSESTEEKEVVTRQRVTAGKLSTLRNATIQAMSNLLSANIDSGLMHSIDLGYNRDLQTRAAFMEVLTKILQQGTEFDTLAETVLADRFEQLVQLVTMISDKGELPIAMALANVVTTNQMDELARVFVTLFDAKHLLSPLLWNMFYREVEVSDCMQTLFRGNSLGSKIMAFCFKIYGASYLQSLLEPLIKPLLEDPVTHFEVDSARIDINEDIEKNGRNLIALTQRVFDAIVSSADKFPPQLRSMCHCLYQVLSKRFPQCPQNNIGAVGTVIFLRFINPAIVSPQEMGIVSKQVPTPVKRGLMLMSKILQNIANHVEFSKEQHMLPFNDFLRAHFEIGRRFFIQIASDCETVDQANHPMSFISDTNVLALHRLLWNHQERIGDYLSSSRDHKAVGRRPFDKMATLLAYLGPPEHKPVDSNLLFSSFDRWSSIDMSSTNFEEIMVKHNMHEKEEFKSIKSLNIFYQAGTSKQGYPVFYYIARRYKIGETNGDLLIYHVILTLKPFCHSPFELVVDFTHTCSDNRFRTEFLQKWFYVLPEVAYENIHAAYIYNCNSWVREYTKFHDRILAPLKGNRKVVFIEAPGRLNDLIDLEQQKLPGATLSLDEDLKVFNNALKLSHKDTKVAIKVGPTAIQITSAEKCKVLSHAVLLNDVYYASEIEEVCLVDDNQFTLTIANESGPLSFIHNDCDSIVQAIIHIRNRWELSQPDSVTVHQKIRPKDVPGTLLNMALLNLGSSDPNLRTAAYNQLCALTATFDLKIEGQLLETSGLCIPSNNTIFIKSVSEKLATNEPHLTLEFLEECIQGFRVSNIELKHLCLEYMTPWLVNLVRFCKPSDESKRQKQVTQILEKLITLTIEEVQMYPSIQAKIWGSIGQVPELIDMVLDNFIQRSVRYGLGTPMVEIMADTAVALASANVQLVAKKVIGRLCRVVDKTCTSPTALLEQHAMWHDIAILARYLLMLSFNNCLDVGRHLPYLFHTVTFLVCSGSLSMRASTHGLVINIIHSLCTCTKPSFSEDTQRVLRLSLDEFSLPKFYLLFGISKVKSAAVTAFRSSYRHSNEKWFGNERSLSGGQDRERLALTSLEVITDALLEIMEACMRDIPDCDWLQTWTTLAKSFAFCFNPALQPRALIVFGCISKSITDQDIKQLLRILVKALESFDDIILLEAIVMCLTRLQPLLRPESPIHRSLFWVATSVLQLDEASLYASGLALLEQNLHTLDSQGIFDDKTLEQVMMSTREPLEWHFKQLDHAVGLSFKTNFHFALVGHLLKGYRHPTPTTVSRTARVLTMLLAIVAKPLRRDKFEVTPDSVAYLAALVSVSEEVRSRCHIRHSLGRAVAESGSTDFLDTLVPHNTDSTGGMTNPANRRQKSWDLLDQSAITQAKQQKQHTPHQTGRILFKTQRSFSVPTTKEAKPINDSEAKNRSARVSVSNENNVLLDPEVLTDFPTQTLVLTVLATLVKYSTDENETRILYQYLAEASVVFPKVFPVIHNLLDAKITSVLSSCHDQVILSAVQAIIQNMIACEDTSQQQLHFLQSCGFGGLWRFAGPYTKCNPTAESAELFVNCLEAMVETCLPVEEGEGMFNSEQSSRDERVSIGDSQYSSTLGVNSVSTMNVAATSSSSLNMVSPIEKESDILSTTSLDRYHTRGRKASLTTGNLIPASSGNGTGGIHLA; encoded by the exons ATGGGCACTCAAAAACCGGGCGAGTGGGCACATCTGCTGATTGCGCGTTTCGAGGACCAG CTCCCATGCCGTGCTGGTCCTCAAACAACACACTCTCGCATCaacgaagaaaagaataaaaaatgtctgaTCCAAATATCCCGTTACCGATTCTCGCTGGTTATTTCTGGCCTTACAAAAATGCTGCAACGTGTCAACGAGTTGGCACCTTGCGGTGTTGGTCAACGTTCATTCCATTTTTCCGATCAAGATCGTCACTGCTACGAATCGATTATCATAGTCTTGGATACGCTAGAACGCTGCCTCAGTAATCAACCCAAAGACACAACAAAGTTTGACGAAACGATGAATGTAAAACTATTGTTGAGAGAGATTTGCCAATTCATCG ATGTGCCCAATGACAGTCCGCAGCACGCGCATCTCAAGAATCTTGCCAGCAAGGTCCTCTTTGCCCTTAGtttaaatttcttcaatgcagTCTTTAATAGAATTTCAGCCAGACTTCAAGAGCTGTCAGTATCGAACGAAGAAAATCCAGATTACAGCGACATAGAACTTATACAGCATATCAACGTTGACGTTCATAGATTGACGAGGCTTTTAAATG AAACGATTCAGAAGTTCAAGCAGTTGAAAAAGTCGGCGCATCTTGTGCTGATAAATTCGCTAGAGAAGGCAATATGGAATTGGATGGATACTTACCCGCACGAGTTTGCCAATCTTCAGAAAAAGCCAAACGACGATTTGTCCAAAGTGTGTGGAGAGCTATTCGACATTCTAGACACATTTGCCGACAACAAAAAGGGCAGAGCAGCTGCCGTTTGGCCTCTACAGATAATGCTGCTGATTCTCTCTCCGAAAGTACTTGAAGAAATTGTAAACGCAGATTCGGGTGCGCCTTGTTCTCCTAGGCattcgaagaaaaaacagtTCATCGATAGCGTCAAGAGAGGGTTGGGCATGCACGGAGGTTCCAGCAGACAGCTAGTCGAAGCTGCCGCAGTAACATGTGTTAAACTTTGCAAGGCCTCTACTTACATAAACATATTAGATTCGAACAATGTTGCCTTTACCTTGGTACAAAATGTGATAAACGACTTGAAGGCCCTCCTCTTCAATCCATGCAAACCCTTCTCGCGTGGGCAGAATTACATTGCGCAAGACATTGATCTCATGATCGATTGCTTCATAAGTTGCTTTCGCATCAAACCCCACAACAACGAAGCGCTGAAAGTCTGTTTGAACTTAAACTTTCCTTCGACTTATCAGTTCGTCCTGGTCAGTTCGTTGTACAA GATAATCACACAGCCAAGATTACTTTGGTGGCCCCAGATAGATCTCGTCTATTCACGCAGCGCAGAACTGAGAGCCATGTTCACCGATGCTCTGAACAAGGTTGCTCAGGGTTACATATCGCACGCTCCGTTACGCATGATCCAGAGCTTGACACTCAAAGGCAAGGAACAAAGCAAGTACAAggatcggggagaagacatATCCGGATACAGGAATCTCCTTCTTTGGATGGTGCGACTGATTCACGCCGATCCCATGTTGATGTTGAAT AATCAAGGGAAAGCGGGCCATGAAATACAAAGCTCGACTCTCGAGCTGATCAACGGATTAGTTTCTCTGGTTCATCAGCCAACGATGCCAGATGTTGCGCACGAGGCGATGGAAGCTCTGCTGGTTCTGCACCACCCTGACAAAATTAAGGCGTGGAATCCCGAAGCTCCAATAAACACATTCTGGGATGTCAGTTCTCAAGTCCTTTTCTCCATATCACAAAAACTGATCCAACACCAAATAGTAAATTACACAGACATACTGAAGTGGCTTAGAGAAATACTCGTCTGTAGAAACGCTTTCCTTTCCCAAAACAAAGACTATGCCAACGTTGGCAGTCAAATCGCCATCTGTAAACAAGCTCACATTAAGTTGGAG GTGGTTTTCTTCATGTATTTATGGAGCATTGACATGGAAGCAGTTTTAGTCGCAATGTCATGCTTTGCACTCCTCTGTGAAGAAGCCGACATCCGTTGTGGCAGTGACGAGGTAGCAGTAACGTGCCTTTTACCAAACTACCACTTGTACATTGAACTTGCTCAGGCGTCGACAATCCTAACAACTG CCAGCGGAGAGAGTAGGATTTATTATCATGAACACAATCACG GTCGTGCTGCTCTGCAAAAAAGGATTATGACACTACTTAGAAAAATAGAACACTGCGTCAATGGTGTGCAACCT GCTTGGGAAGAGACATTCAGAAACTGGGAATTGGCTTGTCGGCAATTGTCAAATTACCGTAAAACAAAATCCGAGGATCCACAGACTGAACCATCGCACCGTAGCACTGGTAAACGGAGAGCTTCCCACCAAAATTCGGAGCACGAGTTAGAGGAACAGATAAACGAATGGGCAAACATGACTGGATTTTTATGTGCGATGGGCGGTGTGTGTCTCCAGAGGAGATCGCCCAGCAGGCCGGTGTCCAGTCTAGTTTCAAACTCTGAGACAAAGAGAAGCATTACCTTAGCAAATCCAAACCAGGAAGTGCAGTACTGCCCGGTAACGCAGTTTGTATTCAATCTCCTGAGGCTGTTGATATGCAACAACGAAAAGTTTGGCGCACAGATACAAAAGCACGTCAAGGAGTTGGTGGGACACGAAATGAGCCCAGCCTTGTACCCGATATTGTTTGACCAAATAAAGAGCATTGTAGAAAAGTTCTTCGACCAGCAAGGGCAGGTTGTTGTTTCGGATCTGAACACGCAGTTTATCGAGCACACAATATTTATTATGAAAAACGTTTTGGACTCGAAAACTGATCAGCCATCTGAACATCTCGGGGTAACCAGCATCGAAGGGATGATGCTTGCGATTGTCAGATATGTCAGACATTTGGACATGACCGTTCACGCAATACATATTAAAACCAAATTGTGTCAGTTGGTGGAGGTCATGATGAAGCGGCGCGACGATTTGGCCTTCAGACAGGAAATGAAGTTCAGGAATAAGTTGGTAGAGTATCTCACAGATTGGGTAATGGGCACCAGTCATCAAATTGCACCTCCCAGTGGCGGCGATGTGACTGTTATCACTAG GGATTTGGACCAGGCATGTATGGAGGCTGTTGGAGCGCTGTTACGTGGATTACCCCTTCAACCCGAGGAGTCAGATAGAGGTGACCTAATGGAGGCAAAGTCACAACTCTTCCTGAAGTACTTTACCCTATTCATGAATTTGCTGAATGACTGCAGTGAATCGACTGAAGAAAAAGAGGTTGTAACGAGGCAAAGAGTGACCGCCGGGAAACTGTCCACTCTTCGGAATGCTACAATTCAAGCAATGAGCAATCTCCTCAGTGCTAACATTGATAGCGGCCTTATGCATTCGATTG ACCTCGGCTACAACAGAGACCTTCAAACACGCGCCGCGTTCATGGAAGTACTTACGAAAATCCTTCAGCAAGGTACAGAGTTTGATACTCTAGCCGAAACTGTGCTGGCCGATAGATTCGAACAGCTTGTCCAGCTCGTTACCATGATCAGTGACAAGGGAGAGTTGCCAATCGCTATGGCCCTTGCCAACGTGGTCACTACCAACCAGATGGACGAATTGGCCAGAGTGTTCGTCACCTTGTTTGACGCAAAGCATTTGCTGTCACCTCTCCTTTGGAATATGTTTTACCGCGAAGTTGAAGTCTCTGACTGCATGCAAACCCTCTTCAGAGGGAATAGTCTGGGAAGCAAAATCATGGCATTCTGTTTCAAAATATATGGTGCTAGCTACTTGCAGAGCTTGTTGGAACCTTTAATAAAACCATTGCTAGAGGATCCGGTGACCCACTTTGAAGTTGACAGTGCGCGGATCGACATTAACGAAGACATTGAAAAAAACGGCCGAAATTTAATAGCTCTTACTCAAAGAGTATTTGACGCCATTGTGTCGTCAGCAGACAA ATTCCCTCCACAGTTACGATCGATGTGTCACTGTTTGTACCAAGTGCTGAGCAAGAGATTCCCACAGTGCCCACAAAATAATATCGGAGCTGTGGGTACGGTAATATTTTTGCGATTCATCAATCCAGCGATTGTTTCGCCGCAAGAAATGGGAATAGTCAGTAAGCAAGTTCCTACACCGGTCAAGAGAGGTCTGATGCTAATGTCCAAAATTCTGCAGAACATCGCGAATCATGTGGAATTTAGTAAAGAGCAGCACATGCTCCCGTTCAATGACTTCCTTAGAGCACACTTTGAAATTGGCAGGAGATTCTTCATACAAATTGCTTCTGATTGCGAAACAGTGGATCAGGCGAATCATCCTATGTCTTTCATATCAGATACCAATGTTTTGGCTTTGCACAGACTTCTGTGGAATCACCAGGAGAGGATTGGAGATTATTTGAGCAGCAGCCGAGACCATAAAGCCGTTGGCAGGAGGCCGTTTGACAAGATGGCTACATTACTGGCTTATTTAGGACCTCCAGAGCACAAGCCGGTAGATTCAAA TTTGCTATTTTCATCCTTCGATCGATGGTCAAGTATCGACATGTCATCAACAAACTTTGAGGAAATCATGGTAAAGCATAACATGCATGAAAAGGAAGAGTTCAAAAGTATCaaaagtttgaatattttctatcAAGCTGGAACAAGCAAGCAAGGCTATCCTGTGTTCTACTATATTGCTCGGAGATACAA AATTGGTGAAACAAACGGCGACCTGTTGATCTATCACGTGATACTTACTCTGAAGCCATTTTGTCACTCACCATTTGAGCTTGTAGTAGATTTTACTCATACTTGTTCGGACAATCGTTTCAGGACGGAATTTTTGCAGAAATGGTTTTACGTTCTTCCCGAAGTCGCGTATGAGAACATTCACGCggcttatatatataattgcaATAGCTGGGTCCGCGAGTACACAAAGTTTCACGATAGAATTCTAGCCCCTTTGAAGGGGAATCGAAAGGTGGTATTCATAGAAGCTCCCGGGAGGCTGAACGATCTGATCGATCTTGAACAGCAAAAATTACCTGGTGCGACACTGTCCCTAGACGAAGATCTCAAGGTGTTCAACAATGCGCTCAAACTCTCGCACAAGGACACAAAAGTTGCCATTAAAGTTGGCCCTACCGCAATTCAAATAACttctgctgaaaaatgcaaagTTCTGTCTCACGCGGTGTTGTTGAACGACGTTTATTACGCTTCTGAAATAGAGGAGGTCTGCTTGGTCGATGATAACCAGTTCACGCTCACAATAGCCAATGAATCTGGACCTCTTTCTTTCATACACAACGACTGTGATAGCATAGTGCAAGCTATTATTCATATAAGGAATCGGTGGGAGCTTTCCCAGCCAGATTCCGTAACTGTACACCAAAAAATACGCCCTAAAGACGTGCCTGGTACTCTGCTGAACATGGCTCTTCTGAATCTCGGTAGTTCAGATCCGAACCTGAGAACAGCGGCGTACAATCAGCTTTGCGCACTGACGGCGACGTTTGATCTCAAGATAGAAGGACAGCTATTAGAGACTTCAGGTCTGTGTATTCCCTCCAATaacacaatttttattaaatcagTTAGTGAAAAACTAGCGACAAACGAACCACATTTGACACTGGAGTTCCTCGAGGAGTGTATTCAAGGCTTCAGGGTATCAAATATAGAGTTGAAGCATTTGTGCCTAGAGTATATGACCCCGTGGCTGGTGAATCTCGTGAGGTTTTGCAAACCCTCTGACGAGAGCAAGCGTCAGAAACAGGTAACTCAGATATTGGAGAAGCTGATAACTCTGACTATTGAAGAGGTCCAAATGTATCCTAGTATACAAGCAAAGATTTGGGGAAGTATAGGTCAGGTACCAGAGCTGATCGATATGGTCCTAGACAACTTCATACAACGGAGTGTTAGATATGGGCTTGGAACACCCATGGTCGAAATTATGGCTGACACGGCCGTCGCTCTGGCTTCGGCGAATGTTCAGTTAGTGGCGAAAAAGGTCATTGGACGACTTTGCAGGGTCGTTGACAAGACGTGCACCTCTCCAACTGCTTTGCTGGAGCAGCACGCAATGTGGCATGACATTGCCATTCTGGCCCGATACTTGCTCATGCTATCCTTCAACAATTGCTTGGACGTGGGGCGGCATCTTCCGTACCTGTTTCACACTGTAACCTTCTTAGTTTGCTCCGGGAGTTTGAGCATGAGGGCATCGACTCATGGATTAGTGATTAACATTATTCATTCCTTGTGTACCTGTACCAAACCCTCCTTTTCGGAGGATACTCAAAGAGTGCTAAGACTTAGTTTGGACGAGTTTTCCCTCCCAAAGTTCTACCTGCTATTTGGTATAAGCAAAGTTAAGTCAGCTGCCGTTACTGCCTTTAGGTCAAGCTACAGGCATTCCAATGAAAAGTGGTTTGGAAATGAACGCAGCTTGTCCGGTGGACAGGACAGAGAAAGGTTGGCTCTCACTAGTTTAGAGGTGATCACCGATGCACTTCTTGAAATAATGGAGGCCTGTATGAGGGACATTCCTGACTGTGATTGGCTCCAGACTTGGACAACCTTAGCAAAGAGTTTTGCCTTTTGCTTCAATCCAGCTCTACAGCCCAGAGCTCTCATCGTCTTTGGCTGTATAAGTAAGAGCATTACAGATCAAGATATAAAACAATTGCTAAGGATACTTGTCAAGGCCCTCGAAAGTTTCGACGACATTATTCTTCTCGAGGCTATAGTTATGTGTTTGACTCGACTTCAACCCCTTCTTAGGCCC GAATCTCCGATACATCGTTCCCTCTTCTGGGTTGCAACCTCGGTATTACAACTCGATGAGGCTTCTCTTTATGCATCTGGGCTGGCATTACTTGAACAGAACTTGCATACACTTGATTCTCAAGGGATATTCGATGATAAG ACTTTGGAACAAGTTATGATGTCTACTCGGGAGCCTTTAGAATGGCATTTTAAGCAACTGGACCACGCAGTTGGTCTGTCCTTCAAAACAAACTTCCACTTTGCTCTGGTAGGGCATTTATTGAAGGGCTATCGACATCCGACTCCTACAACTGTTTCCAGAACAGCGAGAGTGCTGACTATGCTATTGGCCATTGTTGCTAAACCCCTTAGGCGAGACAAGTTTGAAGTGACACCGGATAGTGTGGCTTATCTAGCTG CCTTGGTGTCAGTCTCTGAAGAAGTACGCAGTAGGTGTCATATTCGCCATTCGTTGGGTCGCGCAGTTGCAGAATCCGGAAGCACTGACTTCCTAGATACTCTAGTGCCGCACAATACC GATTCTACTGGCGGCATGACGAATCCCGCGAATCGAAGGCAAAAGTCGTGGGATCTCCTGGATCAATCGGCAATCACACAAGCGAAACAGCAGAAGCAGCACACGCCGCATCAG ACTGGCcgcattttatttaaaacacAGAGATCGTTCTCCGTGCCGACCACGAAGGAGGCCAAGCCGATCAACGACTCGGAAGCGAAG AATCGAAGTGCTAGAGTTAGCGTCAGTAACGAAAATAACGTACTACTGGACCCTGAGGTGCTGACGGATTTCCCCACTCAAACACTGGTACTCACCGTTCTGGCCACGCTAGTCAAGTATTCCACAGATGAAAACGAGACCAGAATTCTTTATCAGTACCTTGCAGAGGCCTCAGTCGTATTTCCAAAGGTGTTTCCAGTTAT CCACAATCTACTGGATGCCAAAATCACCAGCGTTTTATCTTCCTGTCACGACCAAGTGATACTGAGTGCAGTCCAGGCTATTATTCAGAATATGATAGCCTGCGAGGATACGAGTCAACAGCaattgcattttttgcaaAGTTGTGGTTTTGGTGGGTTGTGGAGATTCGCGGGGCCTTACACGAAG TGTAACCCGACTGCTGAGAGTGCTGAACTATTCGTCAACTGCTTGGAAGCAATGGTCGAGACTTGTCTGCCGGTTGAAGAAGGTGAAGGTATGTTCAACAGCGAGCAAAGTTCGAGGGATGAGCGGGTGAGCATTGGTGATAGTCAATACTCTAGCACGTTGGGAGTCAATTCTGTATCGACCATGAACGTGGCTGCAACTAGTTCCAGCAGTCTGAACATGGTTAGTCcgatagagaaagagagcgatATACTCAGTACAACGTCGCTCGACCGCTACCA CACACGAGGAAGAAAGGCAAGCTTGACCACGGGGAACTTGATTCCAGCCAGTAGCGGCAATGGGACAGGAGGCATACATCTCGCCTAG